From the genome of Cognaticolwellia beringensis, one region includes:
- a CDS encoding tRNA(Met) cytidine acetyltransferase TmcA, with product MLKDKFGRWCLQLQQLTKAKRWRSLVVLVGDEPWTVQQLDTSLALFLSAEISNDTSKKQGLAYADIANISDPHQLISVNKKNYSQYLGTEQNVIVFSADNMPENNSGDFTSDFDIDAFAALSGALVAGGVFLLLLKPWQVEQLKQSQSQDYFLQRFIRQLVAEQCYLINEETIEFPSLLPLNESVITPVNTNHHVQLTTNSQVMKLPYGCVTQEQVLAVEAMLKVLSGHRDRPLVLTADRGRGKSTALALAACQMLENAKQPIKIIITAASKQALIIFFQQVEQHLSSAKVLTTHVEHPNGLIVYYPIDVLLKEQPEASIVMVDEAAAIPVYLLQQLLAHYHRLIFASTIHGYEGAGRGFSIKFRQVLQRLMPHWRNMHINEPIRWASNDPLEKFVFASCLLNAKLPSYDNNTQAITQAITQAITQTINQTDTTTVELVSAEQLLENEMLLQQTFAVLVTAHYQTSPSDLKILLNNKAVSLFVLRIGANVLGVAMLMREGHVDEKLVELVNGNQRRLRDQFLPQSLLVHCGIKDSFNYSYQRVMRIAIHPQYQGQGLGRDFLYQIEQSIAKQGIDFIGASFAGNATLVNFWQCSGFSVARVGFSKDKASGEHSCLVTKALTPKAGALQPVITQQFYRQFDYWLTDEFKHMSATLIWQLLHGNIALKTLTLDSEIMQSVNDFSTGQRQFSSCVYALHQWLLKHCTDPFNVGVLPLLARILQKHSIEQVCQQYGFTGKKALNQHLINYIKLQQS from the coding sequence ATGTTGAAAGATAAATTTGGACGCTGGTGTTTACAGTTACAGCAATTAACGAAAGCTAAGCGTTGGCGTAGTTTAGTTGTTTTGGTTGGTGATGAACCTTGGACAGTTCAACAGCTCGACACAAGTTTAGCCTTGTTTTTATCAGCCGAAATATCTAATGATACATCTAAAAAGCAAGGGCTTGCTTATGCTGATATTGCCAATATTAGTGATCCACATCAGCTTATTTCAGTAAATAAAAAAAACTATAGCCAATATTTAGGTACTGAACAAAACGTAATTGTATTTTCCGCAGATAATATGCCTGAGAATAATTCAGGTGATTTTACCAGTGATTTTGATATTGATGCTTTCGCTGCACTTTCAGGTGCTTTGGTCGCGGGTGGGGTTTTCTTACTTTTACTAAAACCATGGCAGGTTGAGCAGCTAAAGCAGTCGCAATCGCAAGACTATTTTCTCCAACGTTTTATTCGGCAATTAGTCGCTGAACAATGCTATTTAATTAATGAAGAAACCATTGAGTTTCCTTCCTTATTGCCTTTGAATGAAAGTGTAATAACGCCGGTAAATACTAATCATCATGTGCAATTAACGACCAATAGTCAGGTAATGAAATTACCATACGGTTGTGTGACTCAAGAACAAGTTTTGGCGGTCGAGGCTATGCTGAAAGTATTGTCGGGTCATAGAGACAGGCCTTTGGTACTCACGGCAGATCGAGGTCGTGGTAAATCGACAGCACTAGCACTTGCGGCGTGTCAGATGCTGGAAAATGCTAAACAACCAATCAAAATTATTATTACCGCGGCAAGTAAACAGGCCCTAATAATATTTTTTCAGCAGGTTGAACAACACTTATCTAGTGCTAAGGTACTAACAACTCATGTTGAACACCCTAATGGTCTAATTGTTTACTATCCTATTGATGTGCTGTTAAAAGAGCAACCCGAAGCTAGTATTGTGATGGTGGATGAAGCGGCCGCGATTCCGGTTTACCTTTTACAGCAGTTACTCGCTCATTATCATCGCTTAATATTTGCCAGCACCATTCATGGTTATGAAGGTGCAGGGCGCGGCTTTAGTATTAAGTTTCGCCAAGTTTTACAGCGATTGATGCCGCATTGGCGCAACATGCACATTAATGAACCTATTCGCTGGGCTAGTAATGACCCACTCGAGAAATTTGTTTTCGCGAGTTGTTTATTGAACGCTAAATTGCCAAGTTATGACAACAATACTCAGGCAATAACTCAGGCAATAACTCAGGCAATAACTCAGACAATAAATCAAACTGATACAACGACAGTAGAGCTTGTTAGCGCCGAACAACTTCTTGAAAACGAAATGCTTTTACAACAAACCTTTGCTGTGTTGGTAACTGCTCACTATCAAACTTCACCAAGCGATTTGAAAATACTGTTGAATAATAAAGCAGTGTCATTGTTTGTGCTCAGAATAGGGGCTAATGTTTTAGGTGTTGCCATGCTCATGCGTGAGGGCCATGTAGATGAAAAGCTTGTCGAGTTGGTTAATGGTAATCAGCGCCGATTGCGTGATCAATTTTTGCCACAATCTTTACTGGTGCATTGTGGTATCAAAGACAGTTTTAATTATAGTTACCAAAGAGTGATGCGTATTGCCATTCACCCTCAATACCAAGGGCAAGGGCTAGGACGTGATTTTTTATATCAAATTGAACAGTCTATTGCTAAGCAAGGTATCGACTTTATTGGCGCTAGTTTTGCTGGCAACGCAACATTAGTTAATTTTTGGCAGTGTTCTGGCTTTAGCGTAGCCCGAGTTGGGTTTAGTAAAGATAAAGCGAGTGGCGAACATTCCTGTTTGGTAACTAAAGCATTAACTCCTAAAGCCGGCGCTTTACAGCCTGTTATTACTCAACAGTTCTATCGGCAATTTGACTATTGGTTAACCGATGAGTTTAAGCATATGTCAGCCACCTTAATTTGGCAGTTGCTTCATGGAAATATTGCCTTGAAAACGTTAACACTCGATAGTGAAATTATGCAAAGTGTTAATGACTTTTCTACTGGCCAGCGACAATTTAGTAGCTGTGTTTATGCTTTACACCAATGGCTATTAAAGCATTGTACTGACCCGTTTAACGTTGGAGTATTACCCTTGCTTGCAAGGATTTTACAAAAACACAGCATAGAGCAAGTTTGTCAACAATATGGTTTTACCGGTAAAAAAGCATTAAACCAGCACTTGATAAATTACATCAAACTTCAGCAAAGTTAA
- a CDS encoding ABC transporter ATP-binding protein, whose amino-acid sequence MQEVIRVENLTKRYKDVIAVDNVNFAIQKGHCFGLLGPNGAGKTTTIEIMEGIIKATKGQVFYYGKPIDESMSQQIGIQFQHTALQDFLTVKETLNLFTSFYQHTVSHEKLIELCDLREFLNRDNRLLSGGQRQRLLLALALINDPDIVFLDEPTTGLDPQARRNFWQLIKNIKAQNKTVVLTTHYMDEAQQLCDDVLIMDHGQVIARGTPRQLLNQHFNEVFIYLPVEQVPDELCQQSNWQVNEQQVEITTSDVEATIALLLAKNVSLSGLHVKSPNLDDLFLKLTGHSLRD is encoded by the coding sequence ATGCAAGAAGTTATTCGTGTTGAAAATTTAACCAAGCGTTATAAAGATGTTATTGCAGTAGACAATGTTAACTTTGCTATTCAAAAAGGTCATTGCTTTGGGCTGCTAGGGCCCAATGGTGCTGGAAAAACTACCACGATAGAAATAATGGAAGGCATTATTAAAGCAACCAAAGGCCAAGTGTTTTATTACGGTAAGCCTATTGATGAGTCGATGTCACAACAAATAGGTATTCAATTTCAGCACACAGCTTTGCAAGATTTTCTCACCGTTAAAGAAACCTTAAATCTTTTTACTTCGTTTTATCAACATACAGTGTCACATGAAAAATTAATTGAATTATGTGATTTACGTGAGTTTTTAAACCGAGACAATCGCCTTTTGTCTGGTGGGCAACGTCAGCGATTATTACTGGCGTTAGCATTAATTAATGACCCTGACATTGTTTTTCTTGACGAACCAACTACTGGATTAGATCCTCAAGCGAGACGAAATTTTTGGCAGTTGATAAAAAATATTAAAGCACAAAATAAAACCGTAGTGTTAACTACGCATTATATGGACGAAGCCCAACAATTATGTGATGACGTGTTAATTATGGATCATGGGCAGGTGATCGCTCGTGGCACACCAAGACAGTTGTTGAACCAGCATTTTAATGAAGTGTTTATATATCTACCGGTAGAACAGGTGCCAGATGAACTTTGTCAGCAATCAAATTGGCAAGTTAACGAACAACAGGTAGAAATTACTACCTCCGATGTGGAAGCAACTATCGCCTTATTATTAGCAAAAAATGTTTCACTTTCAGGGTTGCATGTTAAATCTCCTAATTTGGATGATTTATTTTTGAAATTGACTGGCCACTCACTAAGGGATTAA
- a CDS encoding ABC transporter permease, which produces MNFSRFFAVFKARNIEFFRDRSSLGWNLIFPVLMLVGLSFVFSGDGRAVYKVGVLNLAQSQSNFLATKYIGFIDYQEIALAKVKLEQHSIDLLVDFNAQQYWVNQGAPNSYLVEKIFLNEHENYQRFETQGKQIRYIDWVLPGILGMNIMFSCLFGVGYVIVRYRKNAVLKRLKATPLSALEFVSAQLFSRLFIVMFLSSVVYIGCNLFFDFYMLGSYFDLIIIAILGAFSLITLGLLVASRSKSEELIGGLLNLSSWPMMLLSGVWFSLEGAPNAVKIFAELLPLTHLVAGARKIITEGATLADISYHVSILVAMSTLFLSLGAYLFSWNTER; this is translated from the coding sequence ATGAATTTTTCACGTTTCTTTGCCGTGTTCAAGGCGCGCAACATTGAATTTTTTCGAGATCGGTCGTCACTGGGCTGGAATTTGATTTTCCCTGTATTAATGTTGGTGGGATTGTCATTTGTGTTTTCCGGGGACGGTCGCGCAGTCTATAAAGTTGGCGTATTGAATTTAGCGCAAAGTCAGTCAAATTTTCTAGCAACTAAATATATTGGTTTTATTGATTATCAAGAAATCGCATTAGCGAAAGTTAAACTAGAGCAGCATAGTATTGATTTGCTAGTTGACTTTAATGCTCAGCAATATTGGGTTAATCAAGGGGCACCTAACAGTTACTTAGTTGAAAAAATATTCTTAAATGAACACGAAAACTATCAGCGTTTTGAAACTCAAGGCAAACAAATTCGTTATATTGATTGGGTGCTACCTGGTATTTTAGGGATGAATATAATGTTTAGCTGCTTATTCGGGGTTGGCTATGTCATTGTGCGTTATCGTAAAAATGCGGTGTTAAAACGATTAAAAGCCACACCATTGTCAGCGTTAGAGTTTGTCTCTGCGCAGCTGTTTTCGCGACTATTTATTGTCATGTTCTTATCGTCAGTGGTTTATATTGGCTGTAACCTATTTTTTGATTTCTATATGTTAGGTAGTTATTTTGACTTAATCATTATCGCCATATTAGGTGCATTTAGCTTGATCACCTTAGGTTTGTTAGTTGCAAGCCGCAGTAAAAGTGAAGAATTAATTGGTGGTTTGCTAAATTTAAGTTCATGGCCGATGATGCTGTTATCAGGGGTTTGGTTTAGCTTGGAAGGTGCGCCCAATGCGGTGAAAATATTTGCTGAATTATTACCTTTAACGCACTTGGTTGCCGGCGCCCGTAAAATAATTACGGAAGGGGCAACGTTAGCAGATATCAGTTATCACGTCTCAATTTTAGTGGCAATGAGTACACTGTTTTTAAGCTTAGGTGCATATTTATTCAGTTGGAATACTGAGCGGTAG
- a CDS encoding transporter substrate-binding domain-containing protein → MKSNRLLAVSIILNLLIFFNFHVFAESLRVSIPRMPVHAESDGKGILVDFAKVLAKKLKRDIDIQIVPFSRSIYYVNNNKVDFHLPFIKANIKAQANKKPLGHLKSAVRHQYKKQQNSNFIYSDETIFHVNFVLFSHKGVTIDINNLQDYKIETDTSHIPYLEGVEMGSDCILCSLKKIQYKMTDGYIFADSSTDPLLRYNSKLLPSIKRELYQRFEVKVLFPNTEKGRHLNKEVSAIITEMRTTGELTKLLSSVDLPYDDWQLPANN, encoded by the coding sequence ATGAAAAGTAATCGTTTATTAGCAGTCAGCATTATATTAAATTTACTCATCTTCTTTAACTTCCATGTTTTTGCAGAGTCGTTAAGGGTGAGTATTCCTCGAATGCCTGTTCATGCAGAAAGTGACGGCAAAGGTATTCTAGTGGACTTTGCTAAAGTGCTGGCGAAAAAGCTAAAACGCGATATTGATATTCAAATTGTACCGTTTTCACGCTCTATTTATTACGTCAATAACAATAAGGTCGATTTTCATTTACCTTTCATCAAAGCCAATATTAAAGCTCAAGCAAATAAAAAACCTCTCGGCCATCTAAAGTCAGCCGTACGCCATCAATATAAAAAACAACAGAATAGTAACTTTATATATTCAGACGAAACTATTTTTCATGTCAATTTTGTTCTTTTTTCGCATAAAGGTGTGACTATAGATATTAATAATCTCCAAGATTATAAAATTGAAACTGATACCTCACATATACCCTATTTGGAAGGTGTAGAAATGGGCTCTGATTGTATTTTGTGTAGTTTAAAGAAAATACAATATAAAATGACCGACGGATATATTTTTGCAGACTCATCCACAGACCCGCTATTACGATATAATAGCAAGTTGCTACCTTCAATTAAGCGAGAACTTTACCAAAGGTTTGAAGTAAAAGTGCTATTTCCCAATACTGAAAAAGGGCGTCATCTGAATAAAGAGGTAAGTGCTATTATTACTGAAATGCGAACAACAGGGGAGTTAACGAAATTATTATCTTCGGTTGATTTACCTTATGACGATTGGCAACTGCCAGCTAATAATTAA
- a CDS encoding YbaN family protein: MLLKITGIFFVVLAFIGAFLPLLPTTPFLLVAATCFAKSSPRLHKMLLANKVFGPMIYHWQQTRSIPKRAKIIALVSMVLAVAWSSYILPSVWLKALVVGLVAWPFVFLWRLPLAEDNVAVLSTNKATKDSA; encoded by the coding sequence ATGTTGTTAAAAATAACCGGGATTTTTTTTGTTGTCTTAGCATTTATAGGGGCTTTTTTACCTTTATTGCCAACCACGCCATTTTTATTAGTGGCCGCAACATGTTTTGCTAAGTCTTCGCCGCGCTTGCATAAAATGTTATTAGCTAATAAAGTTTTTGGGCCGATGATTTATCATTGGCAGCAAACGCGCAGTATTCCAAAGCGGGCGAAAATTATTGCTTTAGTTTCCATGGTGCTTGCCGTTGCGTGGTCTAGTTATATTTTACCTTCAGTTTGGTTGAAGGCTTTAGTTGTTGGCTTAGTTGCGTGGCCCTTTGTTTTTCTTTGGCGTTTACCACTTGCTGAAGACAATGTTGCGGTTTTATCGACCAATAAAGCGACTAAAGATAGTGCCTAA
- a CDS encoding DUF4202 domain-containing protein, translating into MTQLQNVLLAIDTINTADINTTLVDGISHPKELLYGQYMSACLEKYWPNASEHLQIAVRAQHVKRWHLKRADFADGKKGYLTWRKELGIFHAATAKSLMLDHGYSEVAAETTAAIIRKEDLKSNSESQTLEDVACLVFLQYYFDDFAAKHKEEKIIRIVQLTWRKMSDQGHEIALSLTLPPHLAKLVGKALA; encoded by the coding sequence ATGACTCAATTACAAAACGTATTACTCGCTATCGACACCATTAATACGGCAGATATCAACACCACCCTTGTTGACGGAATAAGCCACCCGAAAGAGTTATTGTACGGTCAATATATGTCAGCTTGTTTGGAAAAGTATTGGCCGAATGCCAGCGAGCATTTACAAATTGCCGTACGCGCACAACACGTAAAACGCTGGCACTTGAAACGTGCAGACTTCGCTGACGGTAAAAAAGGGTATTTAACTTGGCGTAAAGAATTAGGTATTTTCCATGCTGCTACGGCTAAGTCTTTAATGTTAGACCATGGATACAGTGAAGTAGCTGCAGAAACAACCGCGGCTATTATTCGCAAAGAAGACTTAAAATCAAACAGTGAAAGCCAAACATTAGAAGACGTGGCCTGTTTAGTATTTTTGCAATATTACTTTGATGATTTTGCGGCTAAGCATAAAGAAGAAAAAATTATTCGTATAGTGCAATTAACGTGGCGAAAAATGTCAGACCAGGGCCATGAGATAGCCTTGAGCTTAACGTTACCGCCACACTTAGCTAAACTTGTCGGTAAAGCATTAGCTTAG
- a CDS encoding CTP synthase: protein MTTRYIFVTGGVVSSLGKGIAAASLAAILEARGLKVTMLKLDPYINVDPGTMSPIQHGEVFVTEDGAETDLDLGHYERFIRTKMTKRNNFTTGRIYQDILARERKGEFLGATIQVIPHITNDIKRRVIEGAEGYDIAMVEIGGTVGDIESQPFLEAIRQLGVELGRERAMFMHLTLVPYIAAAGEIKTKPTQHSVKELRSIGIFPDILVCRSERAIPANERAKISLFTNVEAKAVISLRDVDSIYKVPALLKAQGADELVVKRFGLDVPEADLSDWEQVLYKEANPSGEVVIGMVGKYTELPDAYKSVNEALKHAGIKNQVKVKIQYIDSQDVESKGVEVFKDLDAILVPGGFGERGVEGKILTAQYARENKIPYLGICLGMQVALIDYARNVAGLTDAHSTEFYAETPHPVVGLINEWLDEEGRVEYRNAESDLGGTMRLGSQLCHIVKGTKAYDVYGSETIYERHRHRFEVNNNYREQLSKAGLVFSGLSTDKTLVEVIENPNHPWFIAGQFHPEFTSTPRDGHPLFTGFIAAAYQHQKQQSS from the coding sequence ATGACAACTAGATATATTTTTGTTACTGGCGGCGTTGTATCGTCTCTTGGTAAAGGTATTGCTGCAGCATCATTAGCGGCAATTCTCGAAGCACGTGGTTTAAAAGTTACCATGCTTAAGCTTGACCCTTATATTAATGTTGATCCGGGCACGATGAGCCCCATTCAGCATGGTGAAGTATTTGTTACTGAAGATGGTGCAGAGACAGATCTAGATTTAGGTCACTACGAACGTTTCATTCGTACCAAAATGACCAAACGTAATAACTTCACTACGGGTCGTATCTATCAAGATATTCTAGCGCGCGAGCGTAAAGGTGAGTTTTTAGGTGCTACCATTCAAGTTATTCCTCATATTACTAACGATATTAAACGTCGTGTAATTGAAGGTGCTGAAGGCTACGATATTGCTATGGTTGAAATTGGCGGCACGGTGGGTGATATTGAATCACAACCGTTCTTAGAAGCTATTCGCCAGTTAGGCGTTGAGCTAGGCCGTGAACGTGCAATGTTTATGCACTTAACCTTAGTACCTTATATTGCCGCCGCGGGTGAAATTAAAACTAAGCCAACGCAACATTCTGTTAAAGAATTACGCTCAATTGGTATTTTCCCTGATATTTTAGTTTGTCGAAGTGAACGTGCTATTCCGGCCAATGAACGCGCGAAAATATCACTGTTTACTAACGTTGAAGCAAAAGCGGTTATTTCACTACGTGATGTTGACTCTATTTATAAAGTACCGGCTTTACTTAAAGCGCAAGGCGCTGACGAGTTAGTCGTTAAGCGTTTTGGACTTGATGTACCAGAAGCTGATTTATCTGACTGGGAACAAGTACTGTATAAAGAAGCTAACCCATCGGGTGAAGTCGTGATTGGTATGGTGGGTAAATACACCGAATTACCAGATGCTTATAAATCAGTAAACGAAGCGTTAAAGCACGCCGGTATTAAAAACCAAGTAAAAGTAAAAATTCAATATATAGATTCACAAGATGTTGAATCTAAAGGTGTTGAAGTTTTTAAAGACTTAGATGCTATTTTGGTGCCTGGTGGTTTTGGCGAACGTGGTGTGGAAGGTAAAATTTTAACAGCACAATACGCTCGTGAAAACAAAATCCCATATTTGGGTATATGTTTAGGTATGCAAGTCGCATTAATTGACTACGCCCGCAACGTTGCTGGTTTAACTGACGCACACAGTACTGAATTTTATGCCGAAACACCTCACCCAGTGGTTGGTTTAATCAACGAATGGTTAGATGAAGAAGGCCGAGTAGAATACCGTAATGCTGAATCAGACTTAGGCGGAACTATGCGCTTAGGCTCACAATTGTGTCACATTGTGAAAGGTACCAAGGCATATGACGTATATGGTAGTGAAACAATTTATGAGAGACACCGTCATCGTTTTGAGGTAAATAATAACTACCGAGAACAATTAAGCAAAGCTGGTTTAGTGTTCTCGGGTTTATCTACGGATAAAACCTTAGTTGAGGTGATTGAGAATCCTAATCACCCTTGGTTTATTGCTGGGCAGTTCCATCCTGAGTTTACGTCAACTCCACGCGATGGGCACCCACTATTTACCGGCTTTATTGCTGCCGCTTATCAACATCAAAAGCAGCAATCAAGTTAA
- the eno gene encoding phosphopyruvate hydratase, giving the protein MSNISKIIAREIMDSRGNPTVEADVYLESGAWGRAAAPSGASTGSREALELRDGDKARYLGKGVLKAVAAVNNDIANALKGKSALDQANIDQIMIDLDGTENKEVFGANAILAVSLANAKAAAMEKKVQLFEHIADLNGTPGQYSLPLPMMNIINGGEHADNNVDIQEFMVQPVGAKSFKEALRMGAEIFHALKKVLSAKGLNTAVGDEGGFAPDLASNADALAVIKEAVAAAGYELGKDVTLAMDCAASEFYDADKGIYDLKGEGKQFTANEFSDFLATLCEEYPIISIEDGLDESDWDGFAYQTKLLGDKVQIVGDDLFVTNTKILARGIENGIGNSILIKFNQIGTLTETLAAIKMAKDAGFTAVISHRSGETEDATIADLAVGTAAGQIKTGSLCRSDRVAKYNQLLRIEEFLGDKAIFNGLSEVKGQ; this is encoded by the coding sequence ATGTCGAATATTAGCAAAATCATCGCCCGCGAAATCATGGATTCTCGTGGTAACCCAACTGTTGAAGCAGACGTTTATCTAGAATCTGGTGCATGGGGTCGAGCTGCAGCTCCTTCTGGCGCATCAACAGGCTCTCGTGAAGCACTTGAGTTACGTGACGGAGACAAAGCACGTTACTTAGGCAAAGGTGTTTTAAAAGCCGTTGCTGCTGTCAACAATGACATTGCTAACGCGCTTAAAGGCAAAAGTGCTTTAGATCAAGCAAACATCGATCAAATCATGATTGATTTAGACGGTACAGAAAACAAAGAAGTTTTCGGTGCAAATGCCATTCTTGCTGTTTCATTAGCGAACGCGAAAGCCGCCGCAATGGAAAAGAAAGTCCAATTATTCGAGCATATTGCTGATCTTAACGGCACACCGGGCCAATATTCACTTCCATTACCGATGATGAACATCATCAATGGTGGAGAACATGCCGATAACAACGTTGATATTCAAGAATTCATGGTGCAACCTGTTGGCGCGAAAAGCTTTAAAGAAGCACTACGCATGGGCGCTGAAATTTTCCACGCGCTAAAAAAAGTATTGTCGGCAAAAGGTTTGAATACTGCCGTTGGCGATGAAGGTGGATTTGCACCTGATTTAGCTTCAAATGCTGATGCTTTAGCGGTAATCAAAGAAGCTGTTGCGGCGGCGGGTTACGAATTAGGTAAAGACGTAACATTAGCAATGGATTGTGCTGCTTCTGAGTTTTATGATGCAGATAAAGGTATTTACGATCTTAAAGGCGAAGGTAAGCAATTCACTGCTAACGAATTCTCTGATTTCTTAGCAACACTTTGTGAAGAGTACCCAATAATTTCAATTGAAGACGGCTTAGACGAGTCAGATTGGGACGGATTTGCCTACCAAACTAAATTACTCGGCGATAAAGTTCAAATCGTTGGAGATGATTTATTCGTCACCAACACTAAAATTCTAGCGCGTGGTATTGAAAACGGTATTGGTAACTCTATCTTAATCAAGTTCAACCAAATCGGAACATTAACTGAAACGTTAGCGGCGATTAAAATGGCGAAAGATGCTGGTTTTACGGCAGTAATTTCTCATCGCTCAGGTGAAACTGAAGATGCGACTATCGCTGATTTAGCGGTAGGAACAGCGGCAGGTCAAATTAAAACCGGTTCTTTATGTCGTTCTGACCGTGTTGCTAAGTACAACCAATTGTTACGTATTGAAGAATTCCTAGGCGATAAAGCTATATTTAATGGTTTATCTGAAGTTAAAGGCCAATAA
- the hmpA gene encoding NO-inducible flavohemoprotein — protein MLTDQHIEIIKSTIPLLENAGSALTSHFYQRLFTHNPELQDIFNMSNQKTGRQQVALFEAIAAYAKNIENLSALTTAVERIAQKHTSFNIQADHYAIVGHHLIETLRELATEAFTPDVEAAWTNAYQFLAGIFINREAELYQQRSAELGGWQGARAFKVIDTVIESALVKSFIFAPVDQQAVIDFTPGQYLGLEVQPTGNDYKEIRQYSLSDKPNGKSYRISVKREQQGVPGKVSNYLHDAIKVGDEVKLYAPAGDFFFIDRETPTVLISAGVGITPMQGMLETLAERKHNQSVHFLHACEDSTQHSFSQRTHELVSNNNWQQNIWYRNEDVQQSHVSKGMMDLTSVDLPTEKGNFYLCGPIAFMQFAKQQLLKLGVGESNIHYEVFGPHATL, from the coding sequence ATGCTAACTGATCAACACATCGAAATAATTAAAAGTACGATCCCATTATTAGAGAATGCCGGTTCGGCATTAACGTCACATTTTTACCAACGCTTGTTCACTCATAATCCGGAGTTACAAGATATTTTTAATATGTCAAATCAAAAAACGGGTAGACAGCAAGTTGCCTTGTTTGAAGCAATAGCGGCTTATGCAAAAAATATTGAAAACTTAAGCGCATTAACTACAGCAGTTGAACGTATCGCACAAAAGCATACCAGCTTTAATATACAAGCAGATCATTACGCTATTGTCGGGCACCACTTAATTGAAACGCTACGCGAATTGGCCACAGAAGCATTTACCCCAGATGTAGAAGCTGCTTGGACAAATGCATATCAATTTTTAGCGGGAATATTTATTAATCGAGAAGCAGAGTTATACCAGCAACGTTCAGCAGAGCTTGGCGGTTGGCAAGGCGCCAGAGCCTTTAAAGTTATTGACACTGTGATCGAGTCGGCTCTTGTTAAAAGCTTTATTTTTGCCCCTGTTGACCAACAAGCGGTTATCGATTTTACACCAGGCCAATATTTAGGCCTTGAAGTTCAACCGACAGGTAATGATTACAAAGAAATTCGCCAATATTCATTGTCAGACAAGCCCAATGGCAAAAGTTACCGTATTTCCGTAAAACGTGAACAGCAAGGTGTGCCGGGTAAAGTGTCTAACTATTTACACGATGCGATTAAGGTCGGTGACGAAGTAAAGCTTTATGCGCCAGCGGGAGACTTTTTCTTCATTGATCGTGAAACACCAACAGTACTTATTTCTGCCGGTGTCGGCATTACGCCAATGCAAGGCATGTTAGAAACATTAGCTGAGCGTAAACATAACCAATCAGTTCATTTTCTGCATGCTTGTGAAGACAGTACACAACATTCATTTTCACAGCGTACTCATGAGTTAGTCAGCAATAATAACTGGCAACAAAATATTTGGTATAGAAATGAAGATGTCCAACAAAGCCATGTCAGCAAAGGTATGATGGACTTAACATCTGTTGATTTACCGACTGAAAAAGGCAACTTCTACTTATGTGGCCCAATCGCTTTTATGCAATTTGCTAAACAGCAACTATTAAAGCTAGGGGTGGGAGAAAGCAATATTCACTACGAAGTGTTTGGCCCACACGCGACGTTATAA